The Myxococcales bacterium genome window below encodes:
- a CDS encoding serine/threonine protein kinase has protein sequence MPQFWCPSCHQFYSETGYCPFDGARLSIPPEAISYPVRAVSAHEEIDAATLALQAADQNAAYDRLIGLTLDGRYLIERKIGEGGMGVVFAARHLIIERPLAVKVLKREVARDASTIKRFVQEAKAASRIGHPNIVDVTDFGTTPDGLTYSVMEYVDGKTLSAAIKLSAPMSADRALSIAAQIAQALGAAHDKGIVHRDLKPENVFLINRDGRRDFVKIVDFGIAKVTPLDATGAVAPGSEGPRLTRAGAVFGTPEYMAPEQAAGRGDTDGRVDVYALGTILYEMLTGRVPHKSESMVRTLAMQMLDTIEPPSKVRPDLTFDAEVEAVVMKALAKKREQRYATMGEFLAAMTGAAHGVDLAQPVSTSVTARSLAGGVLQAMPPGMASSPDATTVQPRTARDSAAPPSKPPPPLAPTTATGDLPRYTNRSLADPVFVASATQEPRVTLDIPEDPAAPTAAPKRWPWAVLAVLVMGGGGVGAALLLKKSASVRGEPDAGERRADARTVIEYDLDGGVEAPTDARAPGPGPGPRPLRDAAVAVTGVDAGVTSSRDAGPTVMGRTPTARGNVVIEVLTRPDGGIIYEKTHYRGPAGVHLEEKKGTKMRVKCTLPGYQPGYVDLVFDGETEVTICMMKRLPCVPGLKDPFQDCPE, from the coding sequence TTGCCGCAGTTCTGGTGCCCGAGCTGCCATCAGTTCTATAGCGAGACGGGCTACTGCCCGTTCGACGGCGCACGCCTATCGATCCCGCCGGAGGCGATCTCGTATCCGGTCCGGGCGGTGTCGGCCCACGAGGAGATCGACGCGGCCACGCTGGCGCTGCAGGCGGCCGACCAGAACGCCGCCTACGATCGGCTGATCGGCCTGACCCTCGACGGGCGCTACCTGATCGAGCGCAAGATCGGCGAGGGCGGCATGGGCGTCGTGTTCGCGGCGCGGCACCTGATCATCGAGCGGCCGCTCGCGGTCAAGGTGCTCAAGCGCGAGGTCGCGCGCGACGCCAGCACGATCAAGCGGTTCGTGCAGGAGGCCAAGGCGGCGTCGCGCATCGGCCACCCCAACATCGTCGACGTCACCGACTTCGGCACCACGCCCGACGGCCTGACCTACTCGGTGATGGAGTACGTCGACGGCAAGACCCTGTCGGCGGCGATCAAGCTGTCGGCGCCGATGTCGGCCGATCGGGCGCTGTCGATCGCGGCGCAGATCGCGCAGGCGCTGGGCGCGGCCCACGACAAGGGCATCGTCCACCGCGACCTCAAGCCCGAGAACGTGTTCCTGATCAACCGCGACGGCCGGCGCGACTTCGTCAAGATCGTCGACTTCGGCATCGCGAAGGTCACGCCGCTCGACGCCACCGGCGCGGTCGCGCCCGGCAGCGAGGGGCCGCGCCTGACCCGCGCCGGCGCGGTCTTCGGCACGCCCGAGTACATGGCGCCCGAGCAGGCGGCCGGGCGCGGCGACACCGACGGCCGCGTCGACGTCTACGCGCTGGGCACGATCCTCTACGAGATGCTGACCGGGCGGGTGCCGCACAAGAGCGAGAGCATGGTGCGCACGCTGGCCATGCAGATGCTCGACACGATCGAGCCGCCGTCGAAGGTCCGCCCCGACCTGACCTTCGACGCCGAGGTCGAGGCGGTCGTGATGAAGGCGCTCGCGAAGAAGCGCGAGCAGCGCTACGCGACGATGGGCGAGTTCCTGGCGGCGATGACCGGCGCGGCCCACGGCGTCGACCTGGCGCAGCCGGTGTCGACCAGCGTCACGGCGCGGTCGCTGGCCGGGGGCGTGCTGCAGGCGATGCCGCCGGGCATGGCGTCGTCGCCCGACGCCACCACGGTGCAGCCACGGACCGCGCGCGACTCGGCGGCGCCGCCGTCGAAGCCGCCGCCACCGCTGGCGCCGACCACCGCCACCGGCGACCTGCCGCGCTACACCAACCGGTCGCTGGCCGATCCGGTGTTCGTGGCGTCGGCGACCCAGGAGCCGCGGGTCACGCTCGATATCCCCGAGGATCCAGCGGCCCCGACGGCGGCGCCGAAGCGGTGGCCGTGGGCGGTGCTCGCGGTGCTGGTCATGGGCGGCGGCGGGGTCGGGGCGGCGCTGTTGCTCAAGAAGAGCGCGAGCGTGCGCGGCGAGCCCGACGCCGGCGAGCGCCGCGCCGACGCGCGCACGGTGATCGAGTACGACCTCGACGGCGGCGTCGAGGCGCCGACCGACGCGCGCGCGCCCGGGCCGGGCCCGGGGCCGCGGCCGCTGCGGGACGCCGCGGTGGCGGTGACGGGCGTCGACGCCGGCGTAACGTCGTCGCGCGACGCCGGGCCGACGGTGATGGGCCGGACGCCGACCGCGCGCGGCAACGTGGTGATCGAGGTGCTGACCCGCCCCGACGGCGGCATCATCTACGAGAAGACCCACTACCGCGGGCCGGCCGGGGTCCACCTCGAGGAGAAGAAGGGCACGAAGATGCGCGTCAAGTGCACGCTGCCTGGCTACCAGCCCGGCTACGTCGACCTGGTGTTCGACGGCGAGACCGAGGTCACGATCTGCATGATGAAGCGGCTGCCGTGCGTGCCCGGGCTCAAGGATCCGTTCCAGGACTGCCCCGAGTGA
- a CDS encoding rhomboid family intramembrane serine protease, giving the protein MSRPGPQAWLTWVLIGLNVAAFAATIALGLDPISPDSLRLYELGGNLGIKTLDGDFWRLGSSMFLHAGLLHLSMNMLAVHAVGRQTEVVYGRAGMLAIYVVAGLLGALASAMRGQAVSVGASGAIFGLFGAFAGFLLRHKGKLAPGAAEAALRNIAFVIGINLFISLSVKGIDMAAHVGGLVGGFATGWALEALPRAWSMIRRALVIGVLGTLVTTGATFVVPGGKPNVPVVVEEFLAAEHKVIKRWNQLGGELEAGRINEDQFIETIERELLPIWQTGRRTLEQGGLDERHSYMRRYAKIREDALVGIVAAHHAGDLAARDRHIAAFKHAEEAAKLK; this is encoded by the coding sequence GTGAGCCGGCCGGGCCCGCAGGCGTGGCTGACCTGGGTGCTGATCGGCCTCAACGTCGCGGCGTTCGCCGCGACGATCGCGCTCGGGCTCGACCCGATCAGTCCCGACTCGCTCCGGTTGTACGAGCTCGGCGGCAACCTCGGGATCAAGACCCTCGACGGCGACTTCTGGCGGCTGGGCAGCTCGATGTTCCTGCACGCCGGCCTGCTGCACCTGTCGATGAACATGCTGGCGGTGCACGCGGTCGGACGTCAGACCGAGGTCGTCTACGGCCGCGCCGGGATGCTGGCGATCTACGTCGTGGCCGGCCTGCTCGGCGCGCTGGCCAGCGCGATGCGCGGGCAGGCGGTCTCGGTCGGCGCCTCGGGCGCGATCTTCGGGCTGTTCGGCGCGTTCGCCGGGTTCCTGCTGCGGCACAAGGGCAAGCTGGCGCCGGGCGCGGCCGAGGCGGCGCTGCGCAACATCGCCTTCGTGATCGGCATCAACCTGTTCATCAGCCTGTCGGTCAAGGGCATCGACATGGCGGCCCACGTCGGCGGCCTGGTCGGCGGCTTCGCGACCGGCTGGGCGCTCGAGGCGCTGCCGCGGGCGTGGTCGATGATCCGCCGCGCGCTGGTGATCGGCGTGCTCGGCACGCTGGTGACGACCGGCGCGACCTTCGTGGTGCCTGGCGGCAAGCCCAACGTGCCGGTGGTGGTCGAGGAGTTCCTCGCCGCCGAACACAAGGTGATCAAGCGCTGGAACCAGCTCGGCGGCGAGCTGGAGGCGGGGCGCATCAACGAGGATCAGTTCATCGAGACGATCGAGCGCGAGCTGTTGCCGATCTGGCAGACCGGGCGGCGGACGCTCGAGCAGGGCGGGCTCGACGAGCGACACTCCTACATGCGCCGCTACGCCAAGATCCGCGAGGACGCGCTGGTCGGGATCGTCGCCGCGCACCACGCCGGCGACCTCGCCGCGCGGGACCGGCACATCGCAGCGTTCAAGCATGCGGAGGAGGCGGCCAAGCTGAAGTAG
- a CDS encoding 2OG-Fe(II) oxygenase, with translation MRLAPRWTDRAVRAEAAAAWRTHRSLRIEGVLADDVVTTVRDAIAELTHPLIAAAAPDFAFQYGALTSPPEDNCDHVWCQFARWWWVDGRALVEDITGMRLIPPRDRALMSTLFRRGSFIDPHNDYDRARRCAYVLGLTDTTWPAELGGHLEFLAVEDGRTVVRERRAPGWNTLDLFDVSSLSNLHLHQVPILTTDVERRAITGWFF, from the coding sequence GTGAGGCTGGCCCCGCGCTGGACCGATCGCGCGGTCCGGGCCGAGGCCGCGGCCGCGTGGCGCACGCACCGCTCGCTCCGGATCGAGGGCGTCCTGGCCGACGACGTGGTCACGACGGTGCGCGACGCGATCGCCGAGCTGACCCACCCGCTGATCGCGGCCGCCGCGCCCGACTTCGCGTTCCAGTACGGCGCGCTGACCAGCCCGCCCGAGGACAACTGCGACCACGTCTGGTGTCAGTTCGCGCGCTGGTGGTGGGTCGACGGCCGGGCGCTGGTCGAGGACATCACCGGCATGCGCCTGATCCCGCCGCGCGATCGCGCGCTGATGTCGACGTTGTTCCGGCGCGGCAGCTTCATCGACCCGCACAACGACTACGACCGCGCGCGCCGCTGCGCCTACGTGCTCGGCCTCACCGACACGACCTGGCCCGCCGAGCTCGGCGGTCACCTCGAGTTCCTCGCGGTCGAGGACGGCCGCACCGTCGTGCGCGAGCGCCGGGCGCCGGGCTGGAACACGCTCGATCTGTTCGACGTCAGCAGCCTCTCGAACCTGCACCTGCACCAGGTGCCGATCCTCACCACCGACGTCGAGCGCCGCGCGATCACCGGCTGGTTCTTCTGA
- a CDS encoding ATP-binding protein has product MFRPPPQRRCRHQAGAQRGAEHALWDLKERLSHIEYEKAKDVAAFANHLGGTILIGAQEDRSSQVLTYNPLTSKEADDSEKAIAQAINNRCRPTPLINFERISGLSRSTTVRASRDFS; this is encoded by the coding sequence TTGTTCCGGCCACCGCCGCAACGCCGCTGCCGCCATCAGGCGGGGGCGCAGAGGGGCGCAGAACACGCACTCTGGGACCTCAAGGAACGCCTGTCGCACATCGAATATGAGAAGGCCAAGGACGTGGCCGCGTTCGCTAATCACCTTGGCGGCACGATTCTCATCGGCGCGCAGGAAGACAGGAGCAGTCAGGTCCTCACCTACAACCCGCTGACCTCCAAAGAGGCCGACGATTCCGAGAAGGCCATCGCGCAGGCGATCAACAACCGCTGTAGGCCCACGCCACTGATCAACTTCGAACGAATCAGCGGCCTCAGCCGGTCCACGACGGTCCGAGCGTCCCGTGATTTCAGCTAA
- a CDS encoding tyrosine-type recombinase/integrase produces the protein MRGVSTKTIQELLGHANLKMTMRYAHLMPEVRRDAVLLLDQRAPVRAAGARARSPR, from the coding sequence ATGCGCGGCGTCTCGACCAAGACCATCCAGGAGCTCCTCGGCCACGCCAACCTCAAGATGACCATGCGCTACGCCCACCTCATGCCCGAGGTCCGCCGCGACGCCGTCCTGCTGCTCGACCAGCGCGCGCCAGTGCGGGCCGCAGGCGCGAGGGCGCGGTCGCCGCGGTAA
- a CDS encoding metallophosphoesterase — MLIIGDIHGCYAELLALLDVAGVDDGEVVVSVGDLVDRGPDPGAVVDFFRQRPNALALCGNHERKHVRGVLSYSQQVTAAQLGAGYADAVAWMATLPYHLETDDVRVVHWGLYPGVPLADVPEDVRAGTTSGDGRLRERYGERPWYELYVDPTPVAFGHAVIGPEPLVIDDRIFGLDTGACHGMALTGLRMPERRLFSVPARADHWATVKHQWQAPVLRALPWATMTFEQIARKLRTLRDPELGDAVLATVAAWAEQLRAALPLLRERLDAEVARLRADAGADFGRAAADHPAHSWLQRRHTGRLSTDHLGCAAPRDVVTLGRALGVELPAAPL, encoded by the coding sequence ATGCTGATCATCGGGGACATCCATGGGTGCTACGCCGAGCTGCTCGCGCTGCTCGACGTCGCCGGCGTCGACGACGGCGAGGTCGTGGTCAGCGTCGGTGATCTGGTCGATCGCGGCCCCGACCCGGGCGCGGTCGTCGACTTCTTCCGCCAGCGCCCCAACGCGCTGGCGCTGTGCGGCAACCACGAGCGCAAGCACGTGCGCGGCGTGCTGTCGTACAGCCAGCAGGTCACGGCGGCGCAGCTGGGCGCCGGCTACGCCGACGCGGTCGCGTGGATGGCGACCTTGCCGTACCACCTCGAGACCGACGACGTGCGCGTGGTCCACTGGGGCCTGTACCCGGGCGTGCCGCTGGCCGATGTCCCCGAGGACGTCCGCGCCGGCACCACGTCGGGCGACGGCCGCCTGCGCGAGCGCTACGGCGAGCGGCCCTGGTACGAGCTGTACGTCGACCCCACGCCGGTCGCGTTCGGCCACGCCGTCATCGGGCCCGAGCCGCTGGTGATCGACGACCGCATCTTCGGCCTCGACACCGGCGCGTGCCACGGCATGGCGCTGACCGGGCTGCGCATGCCCGAGCGGCGGCTGTTCTCGGTGCCGGCGCGGGCCGACCACTGGGCGACCGTCAAGCACCAGTGGCAGGCGCCGGTGCTGCGCGCGCTGCCGTGGGCGACGATGACGTTCGAGCAGATCGCTCGCAAGCTGCGGACCCTGCGCGACCCGGAGCTGGGCGACGCGGTCCTGGCCACGGTGGCGGCCTGGGCCGAGCAGCTCCGGGCGGCGCTGCCGCTGTTGCGGGAGCGGCTCGACGCCGAGGTCGCGCGCCTGCGCGCCGACGCGGGCGCGGACTTCGGGCGCGCGGCCGCGGACCACCCAGCGCACTCATGGCTGCAGCGGCGCCACACCGGTCGGCTGTCGACGGACCACCTCGGTTGCGCGGCGCCCCGCGACGTCGTCACGCTCGGGCGGGCGCTGGGCGTGGAGCTGCCAGCCGCGCCGCTGTGA
- a CDS encoding M4 family metallopeptidase — protein MRTKKRHTLRGTGLATLVAIAGCAAPDDGTTASPLVTTGSDASFARVDRMVLAADGLPAYIRGDLGRIAVDAVDVADALGGVIPKIAAAFRIGADDLIVVGVQRDALGMTHVRYAQQKQGLRVVGGDLVVHVGADGVVRAVTSTARDGLAVDPTPTVELDRAIATASAATADGQVTVHGTDLVYVFATGDGRLYLAWEVELLGLDGALVADRVYVDAHGGAVVDRHPDVFPIKNREVFDAQGRSPPYFSSPGPRLATEGSPPTSDVTALAAYDNTGATYDCYQAKFGRDSYDNRGAKLTSVVHAVFQTPSGQTANNAAWVGSFGPGMMVYGDGDGQLMAPLARALDVTAHELTHAVTSSTAQLAYQNESGALNEAMSDIMASVCEAWKDDAISLETWQVGEDVFTPGAPGDAMRYMYSPTLDSALYPPELGGSRDFYADRYTGSQDNGGVHLNSGIANLAFYLLSEGGLHPRQRVTFRVNGIGLDKAGAIFQRALTQGYLTMNSNFTAARTATEEVARDLYGPAEVTAVGTAWAAVGVGALPVVNDTTPPTVAITSPADGAAVAAGFAVDVTATDDQGVLRVELAVDGALVGTDNSPPYQFDTAGDLAVGEHTLTATAFDAANQATATSTITVVGADQVCTPACGDGETCVANACVPGNGAGDESGICGCSSGQDPASALALGAVGALLARRRRRTAR, from the coding sequence ATGCGGACCAAGAAGCGGCACACCCTGCGCGGCACCGGCCTGGCGACCCTCGTGGCGATCGCGGGGTGCGCGGCGCCCGACGACGGCACCACCGCCAGCCCGCTGGTGACCACCGGCAGCGACGCCAGCTTCGCGCGGGTCGATCGCATGGTCCTCGCGGCCGACGGCCTGCCCGCGTACATCCGCGGCGACCTCGGTCGGATCGCGGTCGACGCGGTCGACGTGGCCGACGCGCTCGGCGGCGTCATCCCCAAGATCGCGGCGGCGTTCCGGATCGGCGCCGACGATCTGATCGTCGTCGGCGTCCAGCGCGACGCGCTCGGCATGACCCACGTCCGCTACGCCCAGCAGAAGCAGGGGCTGCGGGTGGTCGGCGGCGACCTGGTCGTGCACGTCGGCGCCGACGGCGTCGTGCGCGCGGTCACCAGCACCGCCCGTGACGGCCTCGCCGTCGATCCGACGCCGACGGTCGAGCTCGATCGCGCGATCGCCACCGCCAGCGCGGCGACCGCCGACGGTCAGGTCACGGTCCACGGCACCGACCTGGTCTACGTGTTCGCGACCGGCGACGGCCGCCTGTACCTGGCGTGGGAGGTCGAGCTGCTCGGCCTCGACGGCGCGCTCGTGGCCGACCGGGTCTACGTCGACGCCCACGGCGGGGCCGTGGTCGATCGCCACCCCGACGTGTTCCCGATCAAGAACCGCGAGGTCTTCGACGCCCAGGGGCGCTCGCCGCCGTACTTCAGCAGCCCGGGCCCGCGCCTGGCCACCGAGGGCAGCCCGCCGACCTCCGACGTGACCGCGCTGGCGGCCTACGACAACACCGGCGCGACCTACGACTGCTACCAGGCCAAGTTCGGCCGCGACTCGTACGACAACCGGGGCGCCAAGCTGACCTCGGTGGTCCACGCGGTCTTCCAGACCCCCAGCGGCCAGACCGCCAACAACGCCGCGTGGGTCGGCTCGTTCGGCCCCGGCATGATGGTGTACGGCGACGGCGACGGTCAGCTCATGGCGCCGCTGGCCCGGGCCCTCGACGTCACCGCGCACGAGCTGACCCACGCCGTGACCTCGTCGACCGCGCAGCTCGCGTACCAGAACGAGTCGGGCGCGCTCAACGAGGCCATGAGCGACATCATGGCGTCGGTGTGCGAGGCGTGGAAGGACGACGCCATCAGCCTCGAGACCTGGCAGGTCGGCGAGGACGTGTTCACGCCCGGCGCGCCCGGCGACGCCATGCGCTACATGTACAGCCCGACGCTCGACAGCGCGCTGTACCCGCCGGAGCTGGGCGGCTCGCGCGACTTCTACGCCGACCGCTACACCGGCAGCCAGGACAACGGCGGCGTCCACCTCAACTCGGGCATCGCCAACCTGGCCTTCTACCTGCTGTCCGAAGGCGGCCTGCACCCGCGCCAGCGCGTGACCTTCCGGGTCAACGGCATCGGCCTCGACAAGGCCGGCGCGATCTTCCAGCGCGCGCTGACCCAGGGCTACCTGACGATGAACTCGAACTTCACGGCCGCGCGGACCGCGACCGAGGAGGTCGCGCGCGACCTGTACGGACCGGCCGAGGTCACCGCGGTCGGCACCGCCTGGGCCGCGGTCGGGGTCGGGGCCCTGCCGGTCGTCAACGACACGACGCCGCCGACGGTCGCGATCACCTCGCCCGCCGACGGCGCGGCGGTGGCGGCGGGCTTCGCGGTCGACGTGACCGCCACCGACGACCAGGGCGTGCTGCGGGTCGAGCTCGCGGTCGACGGCGCGCTGGTCGGCACCGACAACAGCCCGCCCTACCAGTTCGACACCGCCGGCGATCTGGCCGTCGGCGAGCACACGCTCACCGCGACCGCGTTCGACGCGGCCAACCAGGCCACCGCGACCTCGACGATCACCGTCGTCGGCGCCGATCAGGTGTGCACGCCGGCGTGCGGCGACGGCGAGACCTGCGTCGCCAACGCGTGCGTGCCCGGCAACGGCGCGGGCGACGAGAGCGGCATCTGCGGCTGCAGCTCAGGGCAGGATCCCGCGAGCGCGCTGGCGCTCGGCGCGGTCGGCGCGCTGCTGGCGCGGCGGCGCCGGCGGACCGCGCGCTAG
- a CDS encoding MFS transporter yields the protein MIAARLRAVFQVRPDEVAAALWAALTFCAILTATSLLRPVRDALVLDGDPAFIPWLFTATFIAMLALAPPWGALVARQPRGRLVAWVHRSFAVQLLIFAALVHGGVRPLVVGKVFYVWVSVMNLFGVSVFWSLCADLLRPEKGRRLFAPIAAGGTAGALLGPIVTRALAHEIEPALLLIIAALLLEAAVWSAHALVQHVPSAPPAPTGLGGSAFAALPRLVRSPYLLGIGGYALCTACLATFVYLRQAGIVKEALPDRAARTAFFANVELATAVATMVLQLVITARLLRWLGVGLVLAALPLVQGLGVVALVAAPSLAMAIAVSASGRAATHALARPSRELLFTALPREDKYRAKNVIDTLVYRFGDFSSAWLHHGLVAAGVAVTAVAVPLAAGWAALALALGRGHRRRVEAADPADR from the coding sequence ATGATCGCCGCGCGCCTGCGGGCCGTGTTCCAGGTTCGGCCCGACGAGGTCGCGGCGGCGCTGTGGGCCGCGCTGACGTTCTGCGCGATCCTGACGGCGACCTCCCTGCTGCGGCCGGTGCGCGACGCGCTGGTCCTCGACGGCGATCCCGCGTTCATCCCGTGGCTGTTCACCGCCACGTTCATCGCGATGCTGGCGCTGGCCCCGCCGTGGGGCGCGCTGGTGGCGCGCCAGCCGCGCGGGCGGCTGGTGGCGTGGGTCCATCGCTCGTTCGCCGTGCAGCTCTTGATCTTCGCCGCGCTGGTCCACGGCGGGGTGCGGCCGCTGGTGGTGGGCAAGGTGTTCTACGTCTGGGTGTCGGTCATGAACCTGTTCGGCGTGTCGGTGTTCTGGAGCCTGTGCGCCGATCTGCTCCGGCCCGAGAAGGGGCGCCGGCTGTTCGCGCCGATCGCCGCCGGCGGCACCGCCGGCGCGCTGCTGGGCCCGATCGTGACGCGGGCGCTGGCGCACGAGATCGAGCCGGCGCTGCTGCTGATCATCGCCGCGCTCCTGCTCGAGGCGGCGGTCTGGTCGGCGCACGCGCTCGTGCAGCACGTGCCGTCGGCCCCGCCGGCGCCGACCGGGCTCGGCGGGTCGGCGTTCGCGGCCCTGCCCCGGCTGGTGCGGTCGCCGTACCTGCTCGGCATCGGCGGCTACGCGCTGTGCACGGCGTGCCTGGCGACGTTCGTGTACCTGCGCCAGGCCGGCATCGTGAAGGAGGCGCTGCCCGATCGCGCCGCCCGCACCGCCTTCTTCGCCAACGTCGAGCTCGCCACCGCCGTGGCGACGATGGTGCTCCAGCTGGTGATCACCGCGCGCCTGCTGCGCTGGCTGGGCGTGGGCCTGGTGCTGGCGGCGCTGCCGCTGGTGCAGGGCCTGGGCGTGGTCGCGCTGGTCGCGGCGCCGTCGCTGGCGATGGCGATCGCGGTGTCGGCCAGCGGGCGCGCGGCGACCCACGCGCTGGCGCGGCCGAGCCGCGAGCTGCTGTTCACGGCGCTGCCGCGCGAGGACAAGTACCGCGCGAAGAACGTGATCGACACGCTCGTCTACCGTTTCGGCGACTTCAGCTCGGCGTGGCTGCACCACGGCCTGGTCGCGGCCGGCGTCGCGGTGACCGCGGTCGCCGTGCCGCTGGCCGCGGGCTGGGCCGCGCTGGCGCTGGCGCTGGGGCGCGGTCATCGCCGGCGGGTCGAGGCGGCCGACCCGGCCGATCGCTGA
- a CDS encoding NAD(P)-dependent alcohol dehydrogenase — MHAMGMKRWAAGTPFEAFDLPTPEPGTREVRVAVHTIGVNPVDWKMRASGPLRLAARLIRTVRGPRGPIILGVDFAGVVEAIGARVTTVAVGDRVVGGTNFARGQHGSYADTVVVRADQLAIVPAAVSLDVAGALPVAGVTAWMATHEFRALQPGRRALVLGASGGVGQFAVQISKRVCKADLTVGVCSGKNVELVRGLGADEVLDYGAGDALEQARAHGPFDVIIDAAGGYRGSRCRALLAPGGRHVMVAGDSPGAMLQIFVPPFRSRAILGRPTTARLSALVAAVAAGQVEVAIAERLPLAEAEAAHRLSQTHRMTGKIVLTAR, encoded by the coding sequence ATGCACGCCATGGGGATGAAGCGGTGGGCGGCCGGCACGCCGTTCGAGGCATTCGACCTGCCGACGCCCGAGCCGGGCACGCGCGAGGTCCGGGTCGCGGTCCACACGATCGGCGTCAACCCGGTCGACTGGAAGATGCGCGCGTCGGGGCCGCTGCGGCTCGCGGCCCGGTTGATCCGCACCGTGCGCGGCCCGCGCGGGCCGATCATCCTCGGCGTCGACTTCGCGGGCGTGGTCGAGGCGATCGGTGCGCGGGTCACGACCGTCGCGGTCGGCGATCGCGTCGTCGGCGGCACCAACTTCGCGCGCGGCCAGCACGGCAGCTACGCCGACACCGTCGTGGTCCGGGCCGACCAGCTGGCGATCGTGCCCGCGGCGGTGTCGCTCGACGTCGCCGGCGCGCTGCCGGTGGCCGGGGTGACCGCGTGGATGGCGACCCACGAGTTCCGCGCGCTGCAGCCGGGCCGGCGCGCGCTGGTGCTGGGCGCCTCGGGCGGTGTCGGCCAGTTCGCCGTCCAGATCAGCAAGCGCGTGTGCAAGGCCGACCTGACCGTGGGGGTGTGCTCGGGCAAGAACGTCGAGCTCGTGCGCGGGCTCGGCGCCGACGAGGTGCTCGACTACGGCGCCGGCGACGCGCTCGAGCAGGCCCGGGCCCACGGCCCGTTCGACGTGATCATCGACGCCGCCGGCGGTTACCGCGGGTCGCGCTGCCGCGCGCTCCTGGCCCCGGGCGGCCGCCACGTCATGGTCGCGGGCGACTCGCCGGGCGCGATGCTCCAGATCTTCGTGCCGCCGTTCCGCTCGCGCGCGATCCTGGGCCGACCGACCACCGCCCGCCTGAGCGCGCTGGTCGCCGCGGTCGCCGCCGGCCAGGTCGAGGTCGCGATCGCCGAGCGCCTGCCGCTGGCCGAGGCCGAGGCCGCGCACCGCCTGAGCCAGACCCATCGGATGACCGGCAAGATCGTGCTCACGGCCCGGTGA
- a CDS encoding metallophosphoesterase family protein, with the protein MPLHGRGARYSTGRHVVEGALAWAYRDGWPARLARALGLQRRVRVRHHRVATPRWPAATPPVRIAFASDLHAGPTTHPSLLDEVFAALAAADADVIFLGGDYVFLSAAHIGAIEARLRGLRAPLGIYAVLGNHDLWADDAAIVAALTRAGARVLVNAQVALPAPCAHVVVAGLDDPQTGQPPTRPLFAPDDPRVRVVLVHAPEAMLALADEPFELALCGHTHGGHVALPGEIPIVVPGPLSRRYAHGRFDVGHDRTLIVSRGVGATEVAVRTYADPDILVVDLGR; encoded by the coding sequence GTGCCGCTGCACGGTCGCGGAGCGAGGTACTCGACCGGGCGCCACGTCGTCGAGGGCGCGCTGGCGTGGGCCTACCGCGATGGCTGGCCCGCGCGCCTGGCCCGCGCGCTCGGGCTGCAGCGGCGCGTGCGCGTGCGCCATCACCGCGTCGCCACGCCGCGCTGGCCCGCCGCGACCCCGCCGGTCCGGATCGCGTTCGCCTCGGATCTCCACGCCGGCCCGACGACGCACCCGAGCCTGCTCGACGAGGTGTTCGCGGCCCTCGCCGCCGCCGACGCCGACGTGATCTTCCTCGGCGGTGACTACGTGTTCCTCAGCGCCGCGCACATCGGCGCGATCGAGGCGCGGCTGCGCGGGCTGCGCGCGCCGCTCGGCATCTACGCGGTGCTCGGCAACCACGACCTGTGGGCCGACGACGCGGCCATCGTCGCCGCGCTCACCCGCGCCGGCGCCCGGGTCCTGGTCAACGCGCAGGTCGCGCTGCCCGCGCCGTGCGCCCACGTCGTCGTGGCCGGGCTCGACGATCCTCAGACCGGCCAGCCGCCGACGCGGCCGCTGTTCGCGCCCGACGATCCCCGGGTGCGGGTCGTGCTGGTGCACGCGCCCGAGGCGATGCTGGCGCTCGCCGACGAGCCCTTCGAGCTGGCCCTGTGCGGCCACACCCACGGCGGCCACGTCGCCCTGCCCGGCGAGATCCCGATCGTCGTGCCCGGCCCGCTGTCGCGCCGCTACGCCCACGGCCGGTTCGACGTCGGCCACGATCGCACGCTGATCGTCAGCCGCGGCGTCGGCGCCACCGAGGTCGCGGTCCGGACCTACGCCGACCCCGACATCCTCGTCGTCGACCTCGGCCGGTGA